AATCTGACGGGAAAGAACGAGAGTACCGTCAAGGTGAGAGAAGGTAGTTGCCGGTGCGGGGTCGGTAAGGTCATCAGCAGGTACGTAAACAGCCTGAACAGAGGTAATAGAACCCTTTGTTGTAGAAGTAATACGTTCCTGAAGTCCACCGAGGTCAGTACCAAGTGTAGGCTGGTAACCAACAGCGGAAGGCATACGACCGAGCAGAGCGGATACCTCTGAACCGGCCTGTGTGAAACGGAAAATGTTGTCAATGAAGAGCAGAACGTCTTCACCTTCAGCATCACGGAAGTTTTCAGCGATGGTCAGAGCGGTCAGAGCAACACGAGCACGTGCTCCCGGAGGTTCGTTCATCTGGCCATATACGAGTGCGGCTTTCTCCAGAACGCCGGCATCCTTCATTTCATGGTAAAGGTCGTTACCTTCACGGGTACGCTCACCAACACCAGCAAATACGGATTTACCACCGTGCTGCTTTGCAATGTTGTTAATCATTTCCATGAGAATAACGGTCTTACCAACACCAGCGCCGCCGAAGAGGCCCATCTTTCCGCCCTTAGGGAAGGGAATCAGAAGGTCAACAACCTTGATACCGGTTTCCAGAAGTTCAACCTTTGTGGAAAGTTCGGTAAATTCAGGTGCGGGACGGTGAATGGGAAGAACCTTATCAGATTCAATCGGTCCGAGTTCATCAACAGGACGACCTACAACGTTGAGGATACGTCCAAGTGAACCGTTACCAACAGGAACAGATATAGGCTGTCCAAGAGAAGTAACTTCCATGCCGCGGACGAGACCTTCGGTAGCGTCCATAGCAATGGTACGAACAATATTGTCACCAAGATGCTGCGCAACCTCGCATATAAGGTCCGGAGCATCGGCACTGTTCGGGTTATTAATCTGAACAGCTGTCAGAATGTTGGGCAGTTGCCCTTCAGGAAATTCGACGTCGACAACGGCGCCGATAACCTGAACAATTTTACCTTTAACATCGCTCATATGAGTTTGCCCCCTATATTATCCTTTCAGCGCTTCTGCGCCGCTGACAATGTCCATAAGATCATTGGTAATCGCGGCCTGCCTGGTTTTGTTATATATCAGGGTAAGTGATTCAGCCATATCGTCACAGGCCTTGGATGCGTTATCCATAGCGGCCATACGTGCGGCATGTTCACTGGCGGAAGTGTCAAGCAATCCGCGGTAAACCTGAACATTTACAAAACGGGGCAAAAGCTCCGCGAGCAGTCCTTCAACAGAAGGCTCATAGATATATTCGCTGCTGGGTCCTTCATCTTCAGCTTCTTCCTTAGCTTCGCCCGAAGAGATGGGAAGAAGGCTGAGATCAACTGCAACCTGACGTGCAACGGATATAAACTCGCCGAATACCAGATGAACTTCATCAAGTTCCATGGAGAGGTAGGCATCGATAATTTTATTACCAACGGTGCTTGCAAGAGTGAAATCGAAATTGTTCATTTCATCTGCGAATGATTCAACAGTTTCATATTCAGTCTTTTTAACAGCATCACGAGCTTTTTTACCGATACAATAAAACTTAACATCAAGCCCTTCGGCTTTTTTGGACGCAGCCAGCTTAAGAGCCTTGTTGATCATATTGCTGTTGAAGCTGCCGCAAAGTCCGCGATCAGAGGTAGCCAGAACAATACCGACTGTCTTGATCTCTTCGTGGACTTCGAGCAGGGGATGGACACTTGTGTCCGCCCCGCCGGCGAGATCACTCAGCATTTCATAGAACTTGTCTGCGTAGGGGCGGAAACGCTCAATTCTGGACTGAGCTTTACGCAACTTAGCCGACGCAACCATGTTCATGGCTTTTGTGATCTGCTTCGTCTTCTTAACGCTTACGATTTGATTCTGGACATCCCTAAGAGAAGCCATTTGTACCTCCCAAGGATTTAAGCACTAAAGCTTTTCTTGAATTCATCCAGAGCAGCTTTCAGCTTGCCCTCAACAGAATCGTCGATTTTACCCTTGGTCTGAATGTCCTCAAGAATATCCGCTTTTGCATTGCGAACGAACTCGATAAGTCCGTCTTCAAATTTGCGGACAGCGTCAACCGGGACATCGTCCATGAAACCGCGAGTACCAGCGTAAAGAGATACGATCTGTTCGGGGAAGGTCATAGGCTTGTACTGGTCCTGCTTGAGCAGTTCGACCATACGTGCACCACGGTTAAGTTTCTGCTGAGTGGATTTGTCAAGATCGGAACCGAAAGCAGCAAAAGCTGCAAGTTCACGATACTGAGCAAGGTCCAGACGCATAGTACCTGCAACCTGCTTCATACCTTTAATCTGAGCAGCACCACCAACGCGGGAAACAGAGAGACCTACGTTAATAGCTGGACGGATACCGGCGTTGAAGAGGTTAGGCTCGAGGTAAACCTGACCATCGGTAATGGAGATAACGTTTGTAGGAATAAATGCAGAAACGTCACCGGCCTGAGTTTCAATGATAGGCAGAGCTGTCATGGAACCTGCACCCAGAGAATCGTTTACTTTACATGCACGTTCCAGCAGACGGGAGTGCAGGAAGAAAACGTCACCGGGGAAAGCTTCACGTCCCGGAGGACGACGAAGAAGCAGAGACATCTGTCTGTATGCAACAGCCTGTTTGGACAGGTCATCGTATACGATCAGAGCGTGCTTGCCGTTATCACGATAATGTTCTGCCATGGTGGCACCGGTGTATGCTGCAATAAACTGCAGAGGAGCCGGATCGGAAGCGGTTGCGGAAATAATGGTTGTGTATTCCATTGCGCCGTGCTTTTTGAGTACGTCGGCAACAAGTGCAACCGAAGCCTTCTTCTGACCGATGGCTACGTAGAAACAATGAATATCGGTATTCTTCTGAGCAAGAATTGCGTCAATACAAACCGCGGTTTTACCAACCTGACGGTCACCGATGATAAGTTCGCGCTGTCCGCGTCCGATAGGAGTCATGGCGTCAATAGCTTTGATACCTGTTCCCATTGGTTCGTGAACGGACTTACGCTGTACGATACCGGGAGCTTTAAGCTCAACAGGACGCATCTCACTTCTGTCGATGGGTCCCAGTCCGTCCATAGGAGCACCGAGTGGGTCAACAACGCGGCCCATAACAGTGTCACCAACAGGTACGGAGAAGATCTGACCGGTACGTTTTACCGGGTCACCTTCTTTAATACCGGTGTCGTCACCAAGAAGAGCAACACCAACGTTGTCTTCTTCAAGGTTGAGAACCATTCCCATAAGGCCACCAGGAAACTCAAGGAGTTCCATGGCCATTGCGTTCTCAACACCATGAACACGAGCGATACCGTCACCAACGTAGAGGACGGTACCAGTTTCGCTCATCTCGACCTTGGATTCATAATTCTGAATCTGATCTTCAATGATCTTGCTGATTTCTTCCGCTTTAATCTGCATGGCCCTACACACCCCTTTTAATCTGTTCTTTCATCATTTGCAGCTGTGCGCGAATGCTGGCATCAAGAACCTTGTCTCCGACCTGGAGAACAACACCGCCGAGGATGTCCTTATCTATCTCAAAGTCCAGAACAAGTTTGTTCTTGAGCTGTTCTTCAAGACGGTCCAGAATTTCCTTCTGACGTTTCTGGGTCAGTTTGATAGCAGTTACGAGCTTGCCGCGGACGACTCCTTGGGTAGCATCGAGCATTCCGGAATAATCGCTAGCGATTGCAGGAATGCAGGAAAGCCTTTCCTTGTCGGCCAGTAGGCTGCAAAAGTTTTTTACCACAGGACCTGCCGAGGTCTTCTCAAGCAGTTTATCAAGCACAGCCTTTTTTTCAGCTGCACTGAAAACGGGATTCTGGAAGAGCCTCAGGGCCTCCGGGGAATCTTCCAGTATCTGTGACAACTCGGTCAGTGCCTTACCATACGCCGCAAGGTCTGTCTCTCCCTGCTTCTGGCCAACAGAGAACAGCGCTCTGGCGTATCTGCGCGAGACTATGTTCCCGGTCAATTGAGCACCACCTTTGTTAAGTATTCATCCACAAGGTTTTCATGCTGAGTCTTGGTAAGCTTGCTCTGAACGATCTTTTCAGCGGCTTCAACGACCTTGTCGGCCAGTTCAGCACGCATTTCTTCCAAAGCAACAGCAGCTTCCTGTTCAGCAGAAACTTTAGCCTGAGATCTGATGACCTCAGCACTTTCCTCCGCCTTCTGGATGATAGACTGTTTGATAGCCTCACCCTGTTCCTTGGCTTCGGCAAGAATTGCTTCTTTCTCCTGCTCAAGGTTGGCAATACTTTGCTCGACGTCCTGAAGTTTCTTTTCAGCAGTTTCTTTACGGGCCTGCAGATCATCAAGCTCCTGCTTGATACCTGCGCGACGGCCTTTGAAGAGTCCGGCGATCTTCGATCCCGCAAACTTGTAAATAACGCCTATAAAAAGAACCAGGTTGAGAACGCGTAAAGCGAAGTTGCCCCAGGGAATCGAGTGCTCCCCTTCTCCGCCGTGAGCTGCAAAAGCTACGGATGCTATTAAAAGCACGGAGAAGACGGTGCCTGCCATGATGATATTTTTCCGCTTCAAGGCTAAACCCCCCTTCGATATTGATTAGGCCTAGCCAAGAACCTTGGCTGTAACCTTTTGAGCAAACTCATCTACCTGTCCGGCAAGAGCTTTCATAGCTTCGCCTTTTTCGGATGAAAGTTCATTGCGTGCAGCCTTCATGGTTGCAGCAGCGTCCTTTCCGGCCACAGAAAGAATCTTCTGTTCTTCTTCCTGAGCCTGCACCTTGAATTCGCTGCGCAGTTCAAGACCCGCACGGCGAGCTTCATCGAGGGCTTTTTCATACCCTTTCATCTTGGAGTCCGCCTGTTCGGTGAACTGCTCAATCTTACCCATCTGTCCTTTCATGAGTTCGCCACGCCTCTTGATGATCTCACGAATGGGACCGAACATGAGGAAATTGAGAACCATAAGAGTGATGAGAAAGTTCGCCAATTGAATTAAAAAACTGTAATCTAAATCAATCATGCCTGCTCCCGAAAAGGTTGTGAATTTTTGTCCAAAGTCAGTGGTGCATTAGCTAATTTACAGGGTTGTGTCAAAGGCTTTTTCACTTTTGGACGACTACTTTTGTCCCGTCAACCCTTGTAAATGCTGGCTTGTTAATTTTTTAACTAATTTCTTCTTTTTCCTCGTCGGTACTTTTCGGGACACTTGAGGTCATAGTGACCTGCCCCTCAAGAACAGCTCCTTCCTCCACCATAAGTGTGGGGGTGACGAGGTTGCCCTGAAGATTTGCAGTTTTGTGGAGAACAGCTTTTTCCTTTGAAAGGACTTCTCCTACAATTTTGCCACTCAAAATAAGCTGACCGACGTGAACAACTCCCTCAACGCAGGCATCTTTACCCACAACAAGAGTTCCTTCGGATTCAACTTCACCGTTAAAATTACCATCTATACGGACAGCACCCTGAAAATTCAGTTTTCCCTGATAATTGGTACCTGTCCCCAAAAAGGCATTAATTTCATCTCTCGCCATATCCTAAACTCCTTCTCAACTACAGCCGGACTTACCTTTTTATAAAAATACGGCTCACCCTTGCTTGAAGACATAACGCCTCATGGACACGTTCAACACAAGCCCTATGAGACAAAAATTTACTACTGTGGCACTGCCCCCGTAACTTACAAATGGCAACGGGATTCCTACTACCGGCATAAGTCCGAGGACCATACCCATATTAATCAGGATTTGCCAGAAAAAATAAAAGAATACGCCCGCTGCGAGAAAGCTTCCGAACAGGTCTTTGGCATCTCTGGCGGTAACAACAATCTGGTATAAAAAAATGCAGAAAAGAGACAAAAGAGTAATTGCGCCTACAAATCCCCACTCCTCTCCGAACACGGCAATGGCAAAGTCTGTATGTTTTTCCGGAAGAAATCTGAGCTGGCTCTGGGTTCCGCCCATAAAGCCTTTACCCCAGAATCTTCCAGACCCAATAGCTATTTCAGACTGAATGATGTGATAGCCCGATCCCAGAGGATCACTGGCGGGATTCATGAACGAAATGATACGTCTTTTCTGATAATCATGGAGAAAAAACCAGCCTGCCGGAATGATGCATGGAAAAGCAACGGCGAGGGATTTGAAGACTTTGCCTGTCAGCCCCCGGTAGAGAACCATTCCACCGAGTATCAGCAGAATGTTCAAACCTGACCCGAGGTCTGGCTGGAGTATGACAAGCCCTGCCGGAACAAGCCCCACTCCGACAACATAGGCAAGTTTTGTAAAATTTAACGGATCACTGTCACGGGAGAGTATTTTTGCCCCGATTATAAGAATGGTGATTTTGGCAAGCTCACTGGGCTGGAAGTTGAAAAAACCCAGATCAAGCCACCTTCTGGCTCCATAAATAGTCTTCCCTGCAAAGGGAACAGCAATAAGAAGACACACTGTGACCCAGAACAGCGGCCAGGCAATAGTTTTAAGATGCCTGTAATCAAAGAGCATAAAAGTTATCATCCCGGCGAAGCCCATAAGTCCCCAGATCAACTGCTTCTGATAAAAAGAACTTACGCTTACCCCTTCCTCAAGACGGTATCCGCTGGCAGAATACAAATTCATAACTCCCACCAGGAACAGCAGTGCAGCCAGTCCAAGCAGGACCCAGTTCATGTGGATTAAAAGTCTTCTATCTATGGGTGACATTTTATATCCGTAACTCTAACTTTTAGTTTTATTTTCTTCTGCATTTTCACCCTTTATCGGGGGAAAAAGATAATTGTACATAGCCTTTACGATTGGCCCTGCTCCGGAACCGCCATGCTGGCCGTGCTCAACCAGACATACCACCACATATTTTTTATCCCCGCGTTCACCGAAAGAGGCCATCCACGCATGATCCCTGTATTTGTAGGGAATCTCACTATCCTTCATTTTTTTTATTTCATCAGTTAATTTTACCACCTGTGCGGTACCTGTTTTACCACCAAGAATAACATCCGGGCGGCGCAGCCTGCGGGCTGTTCCATGAGCACCTTCAACAGTATGGATCATTGCATCCTTTATTATAGCCAACTGATCTTTACTTAATGGTATTTTCGATTGAACCTCGGCAGGTTCACCTTTGAGCAGTTGAGGTCTTAAAAGTTTGCCGCCATTTATGATGGAAGCAATAAATCTGGTAACCTGCAACGGTGATACGAGAACATATCCCTGACCAATAGCCATATTAAGGTTTTCACCCGGATGCCAGATGTCATGGAAACGTTTTCTTTTCCATTCACGCGTGGGTATAAGGCCAGCTTTTTCATGGGGAAGAGAAATTCCGGTCCGCTGTCCGAATCCGCAGGCCTTGGCAAATTCGCTCATGCGATCTACTCCAAGGCGCATTCCTACTTTATAAAAATATACGTCACACGATTCAGTCAGGGCCTTTTTAAGATCAACATCACCATGCCCCCATTTTTTCCAGTCCCTAAAAACATAATTTCCAAGCTTTAAAAAACCGGGACAAAAGAGAGTTTCTTTCGGGTCGAGCATATTGTTGTGCAATCCACAACCGGCAATGGCTAGTTTAAATACTGATCCTGGCGGATATACACTCTGTATAACCCTGTTCTGCAAGGGATGCATGGGATCATCTCTCAGAGTCTTCCACTCTTTGGTGCTCAATCCGGTAACAAATGAATTGCTGTCGTAGGAAGGAGAGCTGACAAAGGCCAGAATCTGCCCGTTATCAGCATCCATTACCACCACGGCCCCGGCTTTACCTTTGAAAAGTTTCCCACCGAGTTCCTGAAGTCCAAGATCAATTGAAAGATCAATATCTTCACCGGCAACCGGATTTTTCAATATCCTCTGCTCAAGTTTACGCCCGGTCGCGTCAACTTCACTCTGACGCTTGCCCTTGATACCCCGGAAACGCTTTTCCAGAACAGTTTCAAGTCCCTGCTTGCCGACAAAATCACCTACGGAAAGATCATGATCTTTCTCAAGTTCTTCTTCGTCAACTTCGGCCACATAGCCAAGGACATGAGCAAGCAGCTTGCCGTATTTGTATTTTCTTCTCGGCCGGACAACAATCTCAAGTCCCGGCCAATGGAGTGAATTGGCTTCGATCAGCGCAACCTGTTCAAAACTGAGATTAGGAACCAGAATTAGAGGTTCAAAAGGTTTGATGCGCTTCTTTTTCTTTTTGAAAACAGATTTGATCTTGCCAATATCCACTCCGGTCCATTCGGAGACTTTTTTGAAAGTGGAATCAAAGTCCTTGCAGTCTTCACGGACAATGCCAAGAGCATAAGCCGGTTCATTCACGGCAAGAAGATATCCGTTACGATCCCTTATCAAACCTCTGGGAGCGTAAAGCTGATCCTGCCTAAGCTGGTTATTGCGGGCCTGTTCCGCAAAATAGCTTCCTTTGTGGATCTGCAAATACCAGAAACGAAGAGCGAAGACACAAAAAAGGAGAAGGATTAAAGCCTGAAGGATAATCAGGCCGATCTTCGGAGGTTGCTGAGTTTTGGACTCATACAGGTGGTTCATTTTTCAACCGCTCCGGATAAAAAAGTTTTATCAGCAGCCAGACCACAGGGAAGAACAATCCTTGAAGGATTCCTTCAGCCACATAACGGTCCGCTGCCCCGCTGAGGTCTGCAAGCATAGCGATTATTCCGATTAGAACCGGGTGCATTACACCGATGGCCACACCGCATAAAACTGTAAACATGAAGCTCTGCACATCAAAAAACATAATTCCGCAACGATACAAAGCATAAATAAGCAGATATGAAATAATAGCGTAACCAAAAGGAAGTGTTCCGCAGCCTTCTTCAATCAGAACCCAGATGACCGCCATCCACAGCGCCTGAGTATTTTTTTCTCTTTGCAGGCAAAAAAGTATGCTCGGAGCAAGAAAGTCAACGCCGGGAACAAAACTCTGCATCCAGATTGCTACAACTGCGAAACCTGCCCACCATATAAAAGCAAGCATCACTGCTCTCCAGAGGCAGATGTGGAATTTGTAGCTGCTGCAACATCCTTGCGAACCAGCAGAACTGCTTCCAGATTATGAATATCTACAAGCGGTTCGGCCTGAACTTTCAGAAAAAGGGAAATATCCGATCGTTCAACCGAAGTAACCCGTGCAACAGGAAGTCCGGGGGGAAAAATTCCAGCGAGACCCGAGGTTATAAGGATTTCACCTTTATCCACCATAGCGTTCAGCTTCATGTATTTAAGCTGAAGCATGCGTCCGTCTCCACCGCCGATCAGAAGTCCGGAAGCACGATGGGATTGTCCGCGAACAGATATGCGGCTGTTGGGGTCGGTAACAAGGAGAACGTTGGAAGCACTCAGACCAGTCTGCATAACCCTCCCGACAACTCCGTAAGGAGTCATTATCGGGATATCATCATGCACGCCGGACATTTGCCCCTTATCAATTACAATGGAATTCAGAGCCGCAGAAGGCCCCATGCGGTGAGTGATAACTCTTGCGGCATCAACATTCCATCCTTCAACGGGAGGAAAAGCCAGAAGACCTGCAAGCCTGTCGGCCTCTTTGGCTTTTTCTTTAAGGCTGATAATTTCAAGACGCATAAAATCATTCTGAGAACTCAGAAGATCGTTTTCCTGCTTAAGTCCGACAAGATATATGTATCTGTTCCAAAAATCTGAAATTTCGTCAGAGGCCCATTGACCGGGCACCACGATCCACTTGACGGCCTCCAGACCGGTGAAAGTCGCAATACGGTCCAGCTGTCCGGTTCGCAGGTTCCACGAGTACAGACTTAAATATATAAACAGAGCTGCTAAAAGCCCTAAAGCCGTCTTTTTAAGCCTCACGCGACAACCTCAAGCATTAAAAAATGAATCCGGGATATTATGCTGTGAGCAGCATTATATCCCTGAAATATAGAATTTAAGGCCGTAAAAAGGCGGCGCAGAACCGAATTCTCCACCGCCCTGTCAAAACAAATATACGGAAACAAGTTAGTCGATGGTGACTTCCTTGTATATATCAAGTTCATCAAGAGCACGCCCGGAGCCGATGACAACAGCATTAAGAGGAGCATCAACAACAGTGATAGGCAGATGTGTTTCCTGACTTAAAAGAAGGTCCAGACCTTTGAGCAATGCGCCACCACCGGTAAGCACAATACCTCTGTCCACGATATCAGCGGCAAGTTCCGGCGGAGTCTGTTCAAGAGCTACACGAACTCCCTGAACAATACTGTCGATCTGCTCGGAGATAGACTTTCTGATTTCTTCGGAAGTAATCAGAATGTTCTGCGGAATACCAGTAACAAGATCACGACCTTTAACTTCCATTTCAAGTTCTTCATCAAGAGGATGAGCTGAAGCTATTTTAATCTTAATGTCTTCAGCGGTACTCTCACCGATGAGCATGGAGTATTTGCGCTTGACGTGCTGCATAATGGCTTCGTCCATTTTATCCCCGCCTACGCGTACGGAACGGGCATAAACGATACCTGAAAGGGAAATAACCGCAATTTCAGTTGTTCCGCCACCGATATCAACGACCATGTTGGAGGTCGGCTCCGTAATAGGCAGGTTGGCTCCGATAGCTGCGGCCATAGGTTCTTCAATAAGATAAACCTCGCGGGCACCGGCACTTTGAGCGGATTCCTTGACAGCCCTCTTCTCAACCTGTGTAATCCCGGTAGGGACACAGATCATGATGCGGGGACGTACAAGCCTGCGGCTGTTATGGACTTTTGAAATGAAGTGGCGCAACATGGCCTCGGTAACTTCAAAATCGGCGATAACGCCGTCTTTCATAGGACGGATGGCGACAATATTTCCTGGAGTCCTGCCAAGCATTTTCTTGGCTTCGAGTCCCACAGCAAGAACTTTGCTGGCGCCTTGAGTATCCTTTTTTACCGCAACCACGGAAGGCTCGCTGAGCATTACGCCTTTCCCCTTGACATAAACAAGGGTATTCGCTGTTCCGAGGTCAATGGCCAGATCGCTTGAAAATGATCCTAATATCTTGTCAAAAATCGATGCCATGTTGTGTTTGAAACTCCGAAGAAAATGTGTTTCTGATTATATTGATTATCACTATTCTGCTTTTCCCACTCAGTTGCGGAAATGCTAAGCAGACAACTAACAGAAGAACAAACAGCAGGCAACATATTAGAAAATTATCTAATTCTAGGTACTACTGATTTCGAAATTGTTGTCGTGATATCTTTTCCTGAGGATATTATCTTTAATAACCATTTAATCAACCCCTAATATCACTAAAATTAACAAATGTACTATTATTACGGATTAGCAGCCAGACTCAGACAGAAGTTCGGGGAAAGAGTTCAGAAAGTTCCCCTTGATGCAGGTTTCTCATGCCCCAACAGGGACGGTAAAATATCAGCAAACGGCTGTATATTCTGCAATCCTGAAGGCTCCGGTTCGGGAATGCTTTCAGAGGGAATACCACTTTCCGAGCAATGGAATTTATGGATTGAAAAAATTTCCAAAAGATACAGTGCCAGACTCTTTCTGGCTTATCTGCAATCATATTCGAACACTTACGGTCCCCTTGAAAAACTGAAATCTGTTCTGGATGAGATTTCACAACTTGAGGGAATTGCTGGTCTTTGTCTGGGGACAAGACCCGACTGTGTTGATGCGGACAAACTTAAAGCAATAAAAGACACCGGATTATCGGAAATCTGGCTGGATTTGGGACTACAAAGTTCCAATGACGAAACCCTAAAAAAAATAAACAGAGGTCACGACAGTGCTGCTTTTGCAAAATCTGTCGAACTTGCCCACTCGCATGGGCTCGAAGTCTGCGCCCACGTTATTGCAGGGCTTCCCGGCGAGGATGAAGAAGATTTCATAAAATCAGTAAGATTCATAAATACGCTCCCGGTATCAGGAATAAAGTTTCACAATCTTTACGTTTGCAAAAATACAACGCTCGAAAAAATGTACCGCGCTGGAAGTTATGAACCATGGACCCGTGAGAGATATGTTCAGGCTTTTGTGCGGGCCATCACCTTTCTGCGTCAGGATATAGTTGTTCACCGGATAAGCGCCGACCCTGTTCCGGGAGAGCTGGTCAGTCCAGACTGGTCTGAGGACAAAAGAACAACCCACCTTGCCATCAATGAAAATATGGAAAAAAATGATCTCTGGCAGGGGTGTGCACTTAAAGGAAGCCGCTCCCAGCCGCCGGACTGGTTCTGGCCGGAATCATTTCCACCAAAAATGATCATCAATAAAACAGGATTTTAATATGGATCGAATTTTACAGGCAGCATCAGGGAGAATTTTCCTTAGAATCACGCTTAAAAATGAAAAGGTTACTTCCATCAATCTTGATTGGAACAATGACAGCCATGTCATCTCCATGAATCCTGAAACTGAAAAAATCCAGAAAGCCCTGGACGACTACACCTCAGGAAAAAAAGTAAGCTGGCCTGAGTTTGAATTCGACTTCTCCGGCCTTAGCGAATTCAGAAAGAAAGTGCTCCAAACACTCTATCGTGAAGTTGGCTGGGGAAGTTCCATAAGCTACGGGGGGCTGGCAGCCCTTGCAGGATCACCCCGAGCAGCCAGAGCTGTGGGTGGAGCCATGGCAGCAAATCCTTTCCCATTGATCATTCCCTGCCACAGAGTCCTTGGGTCAGACAGGAGTCTGACCGGATTTAGTGGAACAGGAATAGAAATGAAAAAATATCTTCTGCACCTTGAGGGAATTGGCTGTAAATAAAAGTAAAAAGTCCGCGACTCAGGGGAGAATCGCGGACCTATAAAAAAACAGCCGTATCAACTTTTAGCGAGCTGTTCTTTTCTGCATTTTGGCTCTTAAATAGATAGCAATAAGATTCATGCCAAGGACAAGCGTAATCAGAACAAGAGAAGTTCCGTACTGAATGTGCCTTGTTTTTTCTATTTCAGTTCCCGCAGTTGCAAGAACATAGATATGATACGGCAGTGCCATTACGTCATCAAAGATGGATTTAGGCATTTCCGGTGTGTAGAATACCGCGGCGGTAAACATAATGGCCGCGGTTTCACCGGCTGCGCGTGAAAGGGTCAGAATAGAACCTGTG
The sequence above is drawn from the Maridesulfovibrio bastinii DSM 16055 genome and encodes:
- the mrdA gene encoding penicillin-binding protein 2, which codes for MNHLYESKTQQPPKIGLIILQALILLLFCVFALRFWYLQIHKGSYFAEQARNNQLRQDQLYAPRGLIRDRNGYLLAVNEPAYALGIVREDCKDFDSTFKKVSEWTGVDIGKIKSVFKKKKKRIKPFEPLILVPNLSFEQVALIEANSLHWPGLEIVVRPRRKYKYGKLLAHVLGYVAEVDEEELEKDHDLSVGDFVGKQGLETVLEKRFRGIKGKRQSEVDATGRKLEQRILKNPVAGEDIDLSIDLGLQELGGKLFKGKAGAVVVMDADNGQILAFVSSPSYDSNSFVTGLSTKEWKTLRDDPMHPLQNRVIQSVYPPGSVFKLAIAGCGLHNNMLDPKETLFCPGFLKLGNYVFRDWKKWGHGDVDLKKALTESCDVYFYKVGMRLGVDRMSEFAKACGFGQRTGISLPHEKAGLIPTREWKRKRFHDIWHPGENLNMAIGQGYVLVSPLQVTRFIASIINGGKLLRPQLLKGEPAEVQSKIPLSKDQLAIIKDAMIHTVEGAHGTARRLRRPDVILGGKTGTAQVVKLTDEIKKMKDSEIPYKYRDHAWMASFGERGDKKYVVVCLVEHGQHGGSGAGPIVKAMYNYLFPPIKGENAEENKTKS
- the mreC gene encoding rod shape-determining protein MreC, which produces MRLKKTALGLLAALFIYLSLYSWNLRTGQLDRIATFTGLEAVKWIVVPGQWASDEISDFWNRYIYLVGLKQENDLLSSQNDFMRLEIISLKEKAKEADRLAGLLAFPPVEGWNVDAARVITHRMGPSAALNSIVIDKGQMSGVHDDIPIMTPYGVVGRVMQTGLSASNVLLVTDPNSRISVRGQSHRASGLLIGGGDGRMLQLKYMKLNAMVDKGEILITSGLAGIFPPGLPVARVTSVERSDISLFLKVQAEPLVDIHNLEAVLLVRKDVAAATNSTSASGEQ
- a CDS encoding rod shape-determining protein, which codes for MASIFDKILGSFSSDLAIDLGTANTLVYVKGKGVMLSEPSVVAVKKDTQGASKVLAVGLEAKKMLGRTPGNIVAIRPMKDGVIADFEVTEAMLRHFISKVHNSRRLVRPRIMICVPTGITQVEKRAVKESAQSAGAREVYLIEEPMAAAIGANLPITEPTSNMVVDIGGGTTEIAVISLSGIVYARSVRVGGDKMDEAIMQHVKRKYSMLIGESTAEDIKIKIASAHPLDEELEMEVKGRDLVTGIPQNILITSEEIRKSISEQIDSIVQGVRVALEQTPPELAADIVDRGIVLTGGGALLKGLDLLLSQETHLPITVVDAPLNAVVIGSGRALDELDIYKEVTID
- a CDS encoding TIGR01212 family radical SAM protein (This family includes YhcC from E. coli K-12, an uncharacterized radical SAM protein.); this translates as MYYYYGLAARLRQKFGERVQKVPLDAGFSCPNRDGKISANGCIFCNPEGSGSGMLSEGIPLSEQWNLWIEKISKRYSARLFLAYLQSYSNTYGPLEKLKSVLDEISQLEGIAGLCLGTRPDCVDADKLKAIKDTGLSEIWLDLGLQSSNDETLKKINRGHDSAAFAKSVELAHSHGLEVCAHVIAGLPGEDEEDFIKSVRFINTLPVSGIKFHNLYVCKNTTLEKMYRAGSYEPWTRERYVQAFVRAITFLRQDIVVHRISADPVPGELVSPDWSEDKRTTHLAINENMEKNDLWQGCALKGSRSQPPDWFWPESFPPKMIINKTGF
- a CDS encoding methylated-DNA--[protein]-cysteine S-methyltransferase gives rise to the protein MDRILQAASGRIFLRITLKNEKVTSINLDWNNDSHVISMNPETEKIQKALDDYTSGKKVSWPEFEFDFSGLSEFRKKVLQTLYREVGWGSSISYGGLAALAGSPRAARAVGGAMAANPFPLIIPCHRVLGSDRSLTGFSGTGIEMKKYLLHLEGIGCK